Genomic segment of Candidatus Kryptonium sp.:
CCATATACGATGCGGAGGATATACCAGAGCCAGACCAGTTAAAGAAGGCTATCTTAGCTTTTAGGAAAGCCGGACGGGATTACATATGCTTTCAGGCTGCACTAAACTACTTTAACAGGGATGAAAACTTTCTTACCAAAATGTTTACGCTAGAGTACTCTTACTGGTTTGATTACCTTCTTCCAGGGCTATATAACCTAAAGCTTCCTATACCTTTGGGTGGAACCAGTAATCATTTTGACGTGGAGAAGCTCAAGGACATAGGAGCATGGGACCCCTTCAACACCACCGAAGATGCAGACCTTGGAGTCAGAGCCTTCGCAAAAGGCTATAAAGTTGGCGTGATAAACTCTACCACCTACGAAGAGGCAAATGCAAGGCTTAAAAACTGGATAAGACAAAGGTCAAGATGGATAAAGGGATACATGCAAACCTTTCTCGTGCACTCAAGGAATCCC
This window contains:
- a CDS encoding glycosyltransferase, yielding IYDAEDIPEPDQLKKAILAFRKAGRDYICFQAALNYFNRDENFLTKMFTLEYSYWFDYLLPGLYNLKLPIPLGGTSNHFDVEKLKDIGAWDPFNTTEDADLGVRAFAKGYKVGVINSTTYEEANARLKNWIRQRSRWIKGYMQTFLVHSRNPIGLYRAVGLRGMLAFYLMIGGTPITFLVNPIMWFMFFIWLLTETKLIEPLFPGIVLYLSIFNLLFGNFIGVYLSLIAVFRRGFYELSLYALLNPIYWVLHSIASYKALYELFTKPFYWQKTQHGITKYKPPLGGIQG